GCTGGCCTTGTTTGCGCGCAGTATCAGCCCGATGGCCGGGATGGCGCCGAGCACCGGCAGGGCGGACCACACGTCCAACCCGCGACCGCTCACCATGATGTCGTCGGCCGCCCCGGGCGCTCCGCTTTCGGTGGCGAAGACCACCCGATGGCCGTCGCGGGTCAGGACGCGCCAGCTGACGGCGACCTCCGTCGGGTCGAAGTCGACGTCCGGAATCGGAATGAGGACGGTGCCCATCCGCCCTTACCCCTTCGCCACCCTGAGCTCGAGACCGACGTTGTTCTCCATGCCGCCGCGCAGCTTGCTGACGAAGTTGAACACCTTGCCCACGATGCCGTAACGCTGTCCGATCGCGTGGTAGACGGCGGCCGTCTGCGATGTGTCGAGGATGGCGGCGGCGCCTTCCACGGTCTCGCTGGTCGGCCGGCCCTGCATGGTGCAGGTGGCCAGCGTGACCCGCGAAGTGTTGCGGATCCGCTTGACCTTCCATGACTTTTCCTGGGTCATGACCAGCAGCCGATCCTGGTCGGCGGCCGCCCACACCGGTGTCGGCTTGGGTTTGCCGTCCTTGGTGAAGGTGGTCAGCAGGATGTATTGCGCCTTGGCGAGATCGGCGAAGGTGGGCGTCACGGTGTCAACCTACCCCGCCATGGTGCCGCGAGCAGACGCAGAATCGCACCGCAGAGACCGCGATAGTGCGATTCTGCGTCTGCTCGCCAGGGGACGGCGGCAGATGCGACGTTGACTTTCGGGCCGCTGCGCTGCGATAGTCATCAGCGTTAGCCGAAAATACTATTTTCATTTAAAGGCCTTGTGGACGTGAGCGACCCGAAGAACCCGCTGGCGTGGTTGCCGTTCTCGATCGCCGAGGCGGCGCTATCTGGCGCCCACGGCGATGGCGGTCTCGCACAGGCCTGGCCATACCTCTTGGACCGGCTCCGCGAAGCCGCAGAACACGTGAAATCCCATCCCGCGAACCTGAATCGAGCCGATGCCGCTGCCGGCATCCGGCATCTGCTCGTGCTGCTCGCCGCGGGCATCGACGAGGTGTTGCGGTTCGATCCGGATCCGATCCTGCGTGTCCAGCGCACCAGCACCGATGACGTCGTGACGTGGGGAATGGAATGTCCGGACTGCATTTACACCCGCGCCGTGCTCTGCGGCGGGGAGAGCTACCGACTGTTCGGCAATCGCGGCACCGCCCGCTACGTCGGGCTGCAGACGATGAGCGGCATCGCGGCGACGGCCAACGAACTGGTCGACGAGCTCGAGGTGGACGCGGACGGAAACTTCGAAGTGGTGCTTTCCCCGTCCGAGCAGACGGGCAACTGGATGCGTCTCACCGGCGAGCATCCCACGCTGACGGTGCGGCACTTCTTCTACGACTGGGACACCGAGGTGGCATCGTCGCTGCGCATCGAGCGGCTCGGCGAGCCGGCGAAGGCCACCAGCGCTTCGGTCGATGCTGACCTGGCCCTGACGAGGCAGCTGGTCGCCCTGGGCGACTTCGTCCGAGACAACCTGTCGTTCTTCTTGCAGTTCGGTGCGGCGGCGCCACCCAACGGGTTCTTGCCCCCGATCGACCGCACCGATATGGGAGCCGCGGCGGAGAACCGGCCGGTGATCGGCCGGTGGGAGCTGCACCCCGGCGAGGCGCTGATCGTCGAAGTCGAACCGCCGGAAGGCATTTACTGGAGCTTCTCCGTCGGCAACCCGTGGTGGGAGACCATCCATTACGGCCGCCACCAATCCAGCCTCAACGGCCATCAGGCCGCGGTGGATTCCGACGGCCTCGTGCGCGCGGTGCTGTGCGCCGAGGATCCCGGAGTCGCGAATTGGCTCGACACCGCCGGACACAGCAACGGACCCATCATCCTGCGCTGCGTGCGCACCATCACGGCGCCGACGCCGACGGCGCGCGTCGTGCCATTCCACGATATCCGCGCCGAATTGCCTTCGGATACCGCCGAAGTCACCGCCGAGCAGCGGGCAGCTATTCTCGCGGCTCGCCGCCGCGCCGTACACGAAAGGTTCGGACGGTGACGTTCGACGCTGACGAGCTAGAGGACGCTGCCCGAGCGGCAACCGGTCTCGAGGATTTCGGCTCGGCATACTATCGCGAGGGACTGGAGCGGATCGTCGAGGCGCTGAACACCGAGGCGGACCTCAACGACATGGGCCGGGTCATCCAACAGGCCACAATCAGCAACGCCCTGATCCAGCGCCTCAAGGTCGAGGACACCTACCGCCGGCACCCCGAGATCGAGAACCAGGTGGTTGGCGGACCGGTCTTCGTCATCGGATTACCCCGCACCGGCACCACCGCTTTGAGCCAGCTGGTGGCCGCCGACCCTCAGTTCCGGTCTTTGCGCATGTGGGAATCCCAGGCTCCCACCCCGCCGCCGGAGACGGCCACCGAGCACAGCGACCCGCGAATCGCGCAGGCCGAGGCCGGCCTGAAGATGCTCGACGAGATGTTCCCACTGATGAAGACGCTCTACAACTCCGAGCCCACGGCCCCGACCGAATGCCAGGACCTCATGGGAATGAGCTTTCGCACCTTCCACTTCGACGGCGCCGTCCGCGCGCCACGCTACCTGGCGTGGCTGATGGATTGCGACATGCGTGAAACGTACACATTTCACCGGCGGGTGCTGAAGCTCCTGCAATGGCACTGCCCGCCCGATTTGTGGCACCTCAAGACGCCCGTACACATGTTCGCCCTCGACGCGCTCGTCGAGGCATACCCGAACGCCAAATTCCTGTGGAGCCACCGTGATCCGGCCAAGGTGATGGGCTCTGTGTGCAGTCTGATCCAGTACGTGCGGAGCTGGAGCAGCGACCGCAACGACGCCAGGGAGCTTGGCGCCGAGCAGGTCGACAGTTGGGTCGAAGGCGTACGGCGGGCGATGGATTTCCGCAACCGCAACGGCGACAAGCGATTCGTCGACGTCTCCTTCGCCGATCTGCAAACCGATCCCGTGCGCACCTTACAAACCAGCTACGAATCCCTGGGTTTGGAGTTCACCGATGCCACTTTGCATTCGGTCACGCAATGGGCGCGGGGGCACCGTCCCGGGTCACGCGGTACCCACGAATACGATTTGACCGACTACGGCCTGACTCCCGAAGGTGTCCGCGAGCGGTTCGCCGACTACCTCGCCGCCTACGACGCGACCGCCTGAACCGTGAGTGCCCCACGCACGCGGCGACGCGACAAGCTGAGTCCCGACCCCACGGTGCGCCGGACGATCCTGGCCGCCGCGTCGGCCACTCTGCGGGAGCAAGGGATCCAAGGGTTCAGCATCGCCGCGGTCCTCGACCGTGCCGCATTGGGCACCCGCGCGTTCTATCGGCATTTCGGCTCCAAGGATGAACTGGTGGCCGCACTCTTCCTGGACATGGCGCGCGTAGAGGAGCGGCGACTGCGACGCCGCATGGCTTCCGCCACCACGGAGGTCGGCACGGTGGCGGCGTGGATCGACGGACGACTAGACCTGGCGTTCGACGACAACATCAAATCCGACCTGCGTCGCGTATCGCTGGAGGCTCAATCGCAGATGTTCGTGTCCCCCAAGCTGATCCAGCCCGCCTACACGCAGTTGCTGGCGCCGCTCAGCGAGGCTTTGCAGCGCGGCCTGCAGCGCGGGGTGTTTTCTCACATCGACCCGGTGGGCGACGCGCAGGCGATCCACGCCGTGGTGTGGGCCGCCATCGAGCGGCAATGGGCGACCGGCGATTGTGACCGCGACGGTGTCCGCGAACGCATCCTGCGTTTCTGCTTGGGCGGCCTGGGCGTGACCGAAAAAGCGATCGCCCAGGTTTAGCCAACCGCACACAAACCGGAGGGAGACACAGATGGACCTGGGCTTCGCGGGGTCGACGGCCGTGGTCACGGGCGGCAGCAAGGGCATGGGGCTGGCCATCGCCGAAACCCTTGCGGCCGAAGGAGCCAGCGTGGCGGTGATGGCCCGAGGCCAGGGGGCGCTGGATGCCGCGGTGACCTCACTGCGCGCGGCGGGCGCCCCGGATGCCGTCGGGATCAGCGTGGACATGGCCGATGCCGAGTCCATCGCAGACGGCTTCGCCGCGATCTCCGAGCGTTGGGGACGGCTCAACAGCCTTGTCCACACGATAGGACCGGGTGACGGCTATTTCGAGCAGATGGACGACGCACAATGGAACGACGCCTTTGCGCTGGGCACGATGTCGGCCGTGCGATCGATCCGCTCCGCGCTGCCGTTGCTGCGATCGGCGGATTGGGCGCGCATCGTGACGCTGTCCGCGCACTCGATCCAGCGGCAAAACCCGCGCCTCGTCGCCTACACGGCCTCAAAGGCGGCGTTGGCCAGCATCACCAAGAACTTATCCAAAAGCCTTGCCCAAGACGGCATCCTGGTCAATTGCGTGTGCCCCGGGACCATCGTGACTGCCAGCTTCACGGAGGTACTGAAGGACATCCTCGCCGCCGATGGCCTCGACGCCACCAATCCGGTCGATGTGATGACCTGGATCGACAACAACTTTCACCAGCCCTGCGACCTGGGTCGCGCCGGACTTCCCGAAGAGGTCGCCTCCATTACTGCCTATCTGGCGTCGCGGCGAAACGGTTACGTCACGGGCGCCACCGTCAACGTGGACGGCGGGTCGGACTTCATCTGACCGGCTGCCGCTCCGCTTCCAGATCGGGGTGTCAACCTACGGCAAATTGGGCGGTGAGCACACGCCGCACCCGCCGCAGCGGGGTCGGCGACCGTTGCGCCACCGACATGATGACCGCACCCTCTACGGCGGCAACCGCGGTGGTGGCCAGATCGGCGGCCGCCGATCGCTCCACGCCGGCTTCGCGGAGCAGCTGCGCCAGCAGGCCCTCCCACCTGCTGAAAGCCGCTGCCGCCGCGTCGGCAGCGGCAGGCGCCTCCGCGCGGCCCAACGTCGCCGCGACGATCGGGCAGCCCGCCGTGTAGTCACTGTCGGCCAGCATCGCTTCCCACATCTGCAGGAAGGCGGCCACCGCCCGCGCGGGATCGTCGTCGTGCATGCAGTCCTGGATGGCGGCGGTGAGCTCGGCGCCGGCGGCGTCGGTTGCCGCCTCGACAAGTTCTGGTTTCCCGCCGGGGAAGTTCAGATAGAGCGTTCGGCGTGCCAGGCCGGAGTGGTCGAGCAGCGCCGACACGCTCGCGCCGGCGACCCCGGCGGTCCGAATGAGCGCAATTGCGCTGGCAATCAACCGCTCCCGTGCAGACATCGATCTTCCTCGCCTTCGCCCGTCACCACCCACTTGCGGTAGACCGATTATTCTACTAGATTGCGCAGAATGGTAGACCGATCGATCTACCGAGACGAGGATCGGAGGCTGACGATGTGGAGCAACGCGGCTGACCCCACCACCACCCGGCGGGCCGTCCGGAAGTTTCGCAGGGAGCGCCTCATCGGTCGCTACGTCGCCAATCCCGCCGTGGCATTGCTCGGCCGCCTCGGCATCCGGACGACCTTCGCGACGGAGCTCGAAACGACCGGCCGAAAATCCGGGGTTCGCCGCCGTGTTCCCGTTTCCGCCAACTTCGACGGTGCGGGCGCGTGGGTGATTTCCCAGCACGGGCGACGCTCCGGGTGGGCCCTCAACATCACGGCCGACCCCAAAGTGCGCATCCGGCAAGGCGACCGGTGGCGTTCCGGCATCGCCCGGTTCGAACCCGATGACGACCCAGCGAAGCGGGCCAGCACATTCGCGACGTCGCGGCTGCTGTCGCCAGTCGTCGCGGCGACGTTTCGCGCACTGCAGTCCGACCCGATCAGCGTCCGTATCGACTTCACCGACTGACCCGGGTGCGAGGACGGTGCCGCTTAGCCCGCGAGCAGACGTAAACCTCGCACGGGAATGGTCTTTATGCGCGATCTTGCGTCTGCTCGCCAACTTAACGGAGCTAGCCCTCCAGGTCACCCTCGGTTTCCAGCAGCGCCTGACGCAGGCGAGAGAGCGTTTCCGCTTCCGGTTGTTCCCACATGCCGCGGCCGGCGGCCTCCAGCAGTCGTTCGGCCATGCCGTGCAACGCCCAGGGGTTGGATTCCGCCATGAACTTGCGGTTCTCGGGATCCAGCACGTAGCTCTGGGTGAGTTGCTCGTACATCCAGTCGGCCAGCACGTTCGCGGTGGCGTCGTAGCCGAACAGGTAGTCCACCGTCGCCGCCATTTCGAACGCGCCCTTGTACCCGTGTCGGCGCATCGCCGCCATCCAGCGCGGATTGACGACGCGGGCGCGAAACACCCGCGTGGTCTCCTCGGACAGGGTGCGGGTACGGATCGCGTCGGGCCTGGTGTTGTCCCCGATGTAGGCGGCCGGCGCCTGCCCGGTCAGCGCCCGGACCGTGGCCACCATGCCGCCGTGGTACTGGAAGTAGTCGTCGGAGTCGGCGATGTCGTGTTCGCGGGTGTCGGTGTTCTTGGCGGCCACCGCGATGCGCCGGTACTGGCGGTTCATGTCGTCGACCGCCTCGCGGCCATCCAGGTCGCGGCCGTAGGCGAACCCGCCCCACGCCGTGTACACCTGTGCCAGGTCGGCGTCGTCGCGCCAGTTCCGACTGTCGATCAGCTGCAGCAGCCCGGCGCCGTAGGTGCCCGGCTTGGAACCGAAAATCCTTGTCGTGGAGCGTCGCTGGTCGCCATGCTGAGCCAGGTCGGCCTGCGCGTGCGCGCGCACGTAGTTGTCCTCGGCGGGCTCGTCGAGGCCGGCGACCAACCGCACCGCGTCGTCGAGCATGGTCACCACGTGCGGGAAGGCGTCGCGGAAGAACCCCGAGATCCGCACCGTCACGTCGATGCGCGGACGGCCCAGCTCCGCCAGCGGAATCGGCGCGAGGTCGACGACACGCCGCGACGCGTCGTCCCAGACCGGCCGAACACCCAGCAGCGCAAGCACTTCGGCGATGTCGTCGCCGGCGGTGCGCATCGCCGAGGTGCCCCACACCGACAGCCCCACCGACTGCGGCCACCGCCCATGATCGTTGCGGTAGCGGGCAAGCAGCGAATCCGCCAGGGCCACACCGGCTTCCCAGGCCAGCCGCGACGGCACCGCCTTGGGATCGACGGAGTAGAAGTTGCGGCCGGTGGGCAGCACGTTCACCAGGCCGCGCAGCGGTGATCCCGACGGGCCGGCCGGGATGAAGCGGCCGTCCAGCGCGTTGAGCACCTGCTCGATCTCGGCCGCGGTGCCGGCCAGCCTGGGCACCACTTCGGTGGCCGCGAACCGCAGCACCGCCGCCACCTCGGGATTGTCGGTGATGCGTTCGGCAGCATCGGGATCCCAGCCGCTGGCCTGCAGCGCCGCGACGAGCTCGCGGGCGGCGGCCTCGGCCGAGTCGACGGTCGCCCGTTCGTCGGTGCCGTCCTCGGCCAGCCCCAGCGCCTGTCGCAGGCCCGGCAGCACGTGCTCTCCGCCGAAAAGTTGGCGGGCCCGCAGGATTGCCAGCACGAGGTCGAGTTCGGCTTCCCTCGGGGGCTTTTGGCCCAGTATGTGCAGGCCGTCGCGAATTTGTACGTCCTTGATCTCGCAGAGCCAGCCGTCCACGTGCAGCAGCATGTCGTCGAACGAGTCCTCCGGGGGCCGCTCGGTCAGTCCGAGATCGTGGTCCATCTTGGCGGCCCGGATCAACGTCCAGATCTGTTGGCGGATGGCGGGCAGCTTGCCGGGATCGAGCGCGGCGACGTTGGCATGTTCGTCGAGCAGCTGCTCGAGACGCGCGATGTCGCCGTAGGTTTCGGCGCGGGCCATCGGCGGGATGAGGTGGTCGACGAGCACGGCGTGCGCCCGGCGCTTGGCCTGGGTGCCCTCGCCGGGATCGTTGACCAGGAAGGGGTAAATCAGAGGCAGGTTGCCCAGCGCGGCGTCGGATCCGCAGGCCGCCGACATGCCTAGAGTCTTTCCGGGCAGCCATTCCAGGTTGCCGTGCTTGCCCAGGTGCACCACGGCGTGTGAGCCGAATCCGGTGTCCAGCCAGTGGTAGGCGGCCAGGTAGTGGTGGCTGGGCGGCAGGGCAGGGTCGTGGTAGATCGCCACCGGGTTCTCCCCGAAACCGCGAGGCGGCTGCACCATCAACACCAGGTTGTCCGCTTGCAGTGCGGCGATGACGATTTCACCGTCGGGATCGCCTGTGCGGTCCACGAAGAGGTCGCCGGGCGGAGGGCCCCAATGCCGTATCACCTCGTCCCTGAGCTCGGCGGGCAGCGTGGCGAACCAGTCGCGATACTCCTTGGCGGACAACCGGATCGGATTGCCGGTCAGTTGTCCTTCGGTGAGCCAGTCGGGGTCCTGGCCGCCGCGCTCGATCAACGCGTGGATGAGGGCGTCACCGTCGTTGGCATCCACCCCGGGAAGCTCGCCCACCTGGTACCCGCGCTCGCGCATCGCCCGCAGCAGCGCCACCGCGCTGGCGGGCGTGTCCAGGCCCACCGCGTTTCCGATCCGGGCGTGCTTGGTCGGATAGGCCGAAAACACCAGGGCGACCCGCTTGTCGGTCGGGCCGATATGGCGCAGCCGCGCGTGCCGGACCGCCAGGCCCGCGACGCGCGCGCACCGTTCCGGGTCGGCGACATAGGAGATCAGCCCGTCGTCGTCGATCTCTTTGAAAGAGAACGGGACCGTAATGATGCGGCCGTCGAACTCGGGCACTGCGACCTGGCTGGCCACGTCGAGCGGGCTGAGCCCGTCGTCGTTTTCGCTCCACTGGGCCCGGGAGCTGGTCAGGCACAACCCTTGCAGGATCGGAATGTCCAGGGCCGCCAGGTGTTCGACGTTCCAGCTGTCGTCATCGCCGCCGGCGGACACCGTGGCCGGCTTCAGTCCGCCTGCGGCCAGCACGGTGACCACCATGGCGTCGGCGTCGCCCAGTCGTTGCAGCAGTTCGGGTTCGGCGGTGCGCAGCGACGCGCAGTAGACCGGCAGCGGCCGCCCGCCGGTGTCCTCGATGGCCCGGCACAGCGCCTCGACGTAGCCGGTGTTGCCGGCCAGCTGCTGTGCGCGGTAGTACAGGACGGCGATCGTGGGACCGTCAATGTCGCAGGCGTTTGGCCGCTCCAGCTCGCCCCAGGTCGGTGTGACGACGGGCGGGCTGAACCCGAACCCCGTCATCAGCACAGTGTCGGACAGGAACGCGTGCAGCTGGCGCAGGTTTTCCACGCCGCCGTGCGCCAGGTAGATGTGCGCCTGCACCGCGATGCCGGCGGCGAGCGTGGACAGGCCGGTCAGCTCGGCGTCGGCGGCCTGCTCGCCGCTGACCAACACCGTCGGCACACCGCTGGCGAGCACCGTGTCGATGCCGCCCTGCCAGGCGCGGTATCCGCCGAGGATGCGGACCACCACGATCGAGGTGTCGGCCAGCAGGTCCGGCAACTCGCTCTCGTCCAGGCGCGACGGGTTGGCCCACCGATAGTTCTTCCCGCAGGAACGGGCGCTGATCAGGTCCGTATCGGACGTCGACAGCAACAGAATGGTCGGCTCAGCCACCCCTCATTCGTACCGGAACGTCGCCGCGATGCGACCGGCGACCTCGTCGGCCATGCGCTGCGCCGCCTCGCTGGTTCCGGGTACGTAGCGATCCGCGGCTTCGTCGTAGTCGGCGCCGGCGATCGTTCCGTGGTCGGCGTCCGGCTCCACCAACTCGACCGGCCAGCCGACCCGCCGGAGGCCGGCGGCGAACTCCCTGCTGGCCGTCGCTGGCACGACGCCATCAGCCCGGCCATGCAGCAACGTGAACGGCGTACCGACACGATGCGGCGAGAGTTGCTCGGTCACGCGTGCACCGAAAATCGGATCGGGGACCATGAAAGCGCCCGCCAGGCAAACCGTGTGCGCCAACGGCACGTCGGCGCGGAGGGTCAGGGCCGCCGCGGCGACACCTCCCATCGACCACCCGACGAGCACGATGGCGTCGGGGTGGCCGGCGCGCTCCCGGGTGAAGTCGAGCGATCCCAACAGATCCGAGCGCCCGCCGTCGTCGGCGTGGGAGTTCCAGTCCGGCGCCACCACCGCGGCCCCGTGGTCGGCGAGCCTGCCGGCGAGGGGACGGAAGGCGGCGCGGGCGTCGGTCTGCATGCCGTGCCACAACAAGACCGTGGGCTGCGCCGAGTCACCGTAGACATCGGCCAAGCGTCCCCGGGCGTATTCCACTGTCCTCACGCGCACGAGTGTGCCCCGGATGTCGTCGACGCAATCACCTAGCGCTTTTTGACCTGGCCTGAGGGCCCGCGCGCGCCCTGGCCGTACCGTGGACGGGTGGCCAGGATGCGCGACACCGACGCATGCCCGGGTGCGCTGCAGGTGCACCGGGCGGCCGACGGCGCCCTGGCGCGGATCCGGCTGCCCGGCGGCATGCTCACCGCCGCTCAGCTGGCGGCGCTGGCGCGGGTGTCCAGCGAGCACGGGTCGGCGACGCTGGAGCTCACCGCCCGCGGCAACGTGCAGCTGCGCGGGATCACCGAAGTGACGGCAGCGGCCGACGCGATCGCCAATGCCGGGCTCTTGCCCTCAGCGACACACGAGCGGGTCCGCAACATCGTCGCGTCGCCGCTGTCCGGCCGGGCGGGCGGAAATGTCGACGTGCGGTCGTGGGTCGCCGCGCTGGACGCGGCGATCTGCGCCGAGCCGAGCCTGGTCGAGCTGGGCGGCCGGTTCTGGTTCAGCGTCGACGACGGGCGCGCCGACGTCTCGGGGCTGTGCGCCGACGTGGGCGTGCACGCCCTCCCCGACGGCTGCGCGCTACTGCTTGCCGGATGCGACACCGGTGTCCGGCTGGCGGCCGGTGAGGCGGTCGAGACGCTGGTGACCATCGCGACACGGTTTGCAATTACACGCGGGACCGCTTGGCGCATCAAGGAATTGGACAATATCGAAAGCCTGCAGCCCGGCGCCGAACTCAGCCTCGCCCCGTTTCCCGCGGTCACCAGGCCGCCGGTGGGCTGGATCGACCAGGACGACGGCCGGGTGGCGCTCGGCGCCGCGGTACCGCTGGGGGTGCTGTCCGCGCGCGTCGCGGAGTACCTGGCGGCGATCGAAGCACCCCTGGTGATCACGCCCTGGCGGTCGGTGCTGGTGTGTGATCTCGACGAGGCCGTCGCCGACGTCGCGTTGCGGGTGCTGGCGCCGTTGGGCTTGGTCTTCGACGAACACTCCCCGTGGCTCAACGTCAGCGCCTGCACCGGCAGCCCCGGGTGCGCGCATTCGCTCGCCGATGTGCGGGCCGACGCCGCCCGGGCGCTCGACACGGATACGGCAGTGCATCGTCACTTCGTCGGCTGCAACCGCGCATGCGGGAGCCCCCTTGCCGGCGAGGTGCTGCTGGCGACCGCCGACGGATACCGCCAGCTACGGTAATCGGGTGCTCGACTACGTCCGCGACGCGGCGGAGATCTACCGCCAGTCGTTCGCGACCATCCGCGCCGAAGCCGATCTGACCCGGTTTCCGGACGACATCGCGCGGGTTGTGGTCCGGTTGATCCATACCTGCGGGCAGGTCGACGTCGCCGAGCACGTCGCATTCACCGACGACGTCGTCGCACGCGTCGGCGCCGCCCTGCGCAGCGGCGCCCCGGTGCTGTGCGATTCGTCGATGGTGGCCGCCGGGATCACCGGCGCGCGGTTGCCGGCCGGCAACGAGGTGGTTTCGCTGGTGGCCGATCCGCGCGCCGCCAAACTGGCCGCGCGCCGGCACACCACTCGATCGGCGGCGGGGGTGGAGCTGTGGGCCGACCGGCTGCCCGGAGCCGTGCTGGCGATCGGCAACGCGCCGACCGCCCTGTTCCGGCTGCTCGAGCTGGTCGACGAGGGGGTTTGTCCGCCGGCCGGGGTCCTGGGTGGGCCGGTCGGATTCGTCGGGTCGGCTCAGTCCAAGCAGGAGCTCATCGATCGTCCGCGCGGGATGTCGTATCTGGTGGTGCAGGGACGCCGCGGCGGCAGCGCCATGGCCGCCGCCGCCGTCAACGCGATCGCGAGCGACCGCGAATGACCGCCCGGGGGACGCTCTGGGGCGTCGGGCTGGGGCCGGGGGACCCGGAACTGGTGACCATCAAGGCGGCCCGAGTGATCAGCGAGGCGGACGTGGTGGCTTACCACAGCGCCCGGCACGGCCGCAGCATCGCGCGCGGCATCGCCGAACCGTACCTGCGGCCGGGCCAGATCGAGGAGCACCTGATCTACCCGGTGACCACCGAGGTGACCGACCATCCCGGCGGTTACGCCGGGGCGCTCGAAGATTTCT
This genomic interval from Mycobacterium sp. SMC-2 contains the following:
- a CDS encoding precorrin-8X methylmutase; the protein is MLDYVRDAAEIYRQSFATIRAEADLTRFPDDIARVVVRLIHTCGQVDVAEHVAFTDDVVARVGAALRSGAPVLCDSSMVAAGITGARLPAGNEVVSLVADPRAAKLAARRHTTRSAAGVELWADRLPGAVLAIGNAPTALFRLLELVDEGVCPPAGVLGGPVGFVGSAQSKQELIDRPRGMSYLVVQGRRGGSAMAAAAVNAIASDRE